In one window of uncultured Acetobacteroides sp. DNA:
- a CDS encoding DegT/DnrJ/EryC1/StrS family aminotransferase, with the protein MKSIENFTDAFIAKPITVTSPLLPPLEEFIPYLEDIWKRNWLTNNGYYHQQLEKALCEYLGVKYISLFANGTLALITALQALRVTGEVITTPYSFVATTHSLCWNRIKPVFVDVEPQSLNMDPKRIVAAITPQTTAIMPVHVYGTPCKVEQIQEIADAYNLKVIYDAAHAFGVKLNGNSILNFGDLSILSFHATKIFSTIEGGAIICHDEKMKRHIDDLKNFGFRDEATVVATGINAKLNEVQSAFGLLSLTKIDNAIEHRKWVAEEYKKILRDVEGITYIDNITNVIHNYAYFPIFVDAEVYGLTRDELYFKLKESGVLSRRYFYPLISNFLPYKGLSSASKENLSVANSAADKVICLPMHASLSKEDLHKIISIIK; encoded by the coding sequence ATGAAATCAATTGAAAATTTTACAGATGCCTTTATTGCAAAACCTATTACTGTTACTTCTCCATTGCTACCACCATTGGAAGAGTTTATTCCATATTTGGAAGATATTTGGAAACGAAATTGGCTAACTAACAACGGATATTATCATCAGCAATTAGAAAAAGCACTTTGCGAATACTTAGGGGTGAAATACATTTCGTTATTTGCTAATGGTACTTTGGCTTTAATAACAGCCCTACAAGCTCTTCGTGTTACAGGAGAGGTCATAACTACACCATACAGTTTTGTTGCAACAACACATTCGTTATGCTGGAATAGAATTAAGCCAGTATTTGTAGACGTGGAGCCTCAATCTCTTAACATGGATCCGAAAAGAATTGTAGCGGCAATTACTCCTCAAACTACGGCTATTATGCCTGTTCATGTTTATGGTACACCATGCAAAGTAGAGCAAATACAAGAAATTGCCGATGCTTATAATTTGAAAGTTATTTATGATGCTGCGCATGCTTTTGGTGTAAAATTAAATGGAAATTCTATACTGAATTTTGGGGATTTGTCAATTCTAAGTTTTCATGCTACAAAAATATTTTCTACAATTGAAGGTGGTGCTATAATTTGTCATGATGAAAAGATGAAAAGACATATTGATGATTTAAAAAACTTTGGATTTCGTGATGAAGCAACAGTTGTAGCAACGGGTATAAATGCAAAATTGAATGAAGTCCAATCAGCATTTGGACTACTATCTTTAACTAAAATAGATAATGCAATAGAACATCGTAAATGGGTTGCAGAAGAGTATAAAAAGATATTGAGAGATGTTGAAGGAATTACCTATATCGATAATATAACAAATGTTATCCACAACTATGCTTACTTTCCAATTTTTGTTGATGCCGAAGTTTATGGCTTGACACGTGATGAACTCTATTTTAAATTGAAAGAAAGCGGGGTACTGAGTCGGAGATATTTTTATCCACTTATCAGCAACTTTTTACCATATAAAGGATTATCATCTGCAAGCAAAGAAAATCTGTCTGTTGCTAATAGTGCAGCTGATAAAGTTATTTGCTTGCCAATGCATGCTTCACTATCAAAAGAAGATTTACATAAAATAATCTCAATAATAAAGTGA
- a CDS encoding O-antigen polymerase: protein MDLGDARINLASETYVKQSVYSSMAAVSASLYIYAIILFFVFYIINKYKILTFLLFVSSFSNVLFVLSYVGRDGIVFWIISFCLCFLFFKGFMQPCRKKSILRIFYILVIVLTMPFILISISRFNYDFYYSIISYVGQSLPNFCLYMNIHNYPVDYGSSFPVVLSVLGKDVSISDSWVIGDTSSWVFGSLFKSFIYNFNLTNTFIILIFLGLIFYFYFGMVKKVIEFYKIILYFLYMQVYSQGVFYFVQYTRSGNYFIIISLFLFFIFWFLDCVISQNKKVILYRVSKSNDYVNE, encoded by the coding sequence ATGGACTTAGGTGATGCTAGAATCAATTTGGCATCTGAAACATATGTTAAACAAAGTGTTTATAGTTCTATGGCTGCTGTTTCTGCTTCTCTATATATTTATGCAATTATACTTTTTTTTGTTTTTTATATAATTAACAAGTATAAAATATTAACTTTTTTATTGTTCGTTTCGTCATTCTCAAATGTGTTGTTTGTTCTATCTTATGTTGGACGTGATGGAATAGTTTTTTGGATTATATCATTTTGTTTATGCTTCTTATTTTTCAAAGGATTTATGCAGCCTTGTAGAAAAAAAAGTATTTTAAGAATATTCTATATATTGGTGATTGTTTTAACTATGCCGTTTATTTTAATTTCAATAAGTAGGTTTAATTATGATTTTTACTATTCAATCATTTCGTATGTAGGTCAATCACTCCCGAACTTTTGTTTGTATATGAATATTCATAATTATCCAGTTGATTATGGTAGTTCATTCCCAGTTGTATTATCTGTTTTGGGGAAAGATGTTTCTATATCGGATAGTTGGGTGATTGGTGATACAAGTTCATGGGTTTTTGGTTCATTATTTAAGAGTTTTATTTATAATTTTAATCTTACAAATACTTTTATTATATTAATTTTTCTTGGATTGATATTTTATTTTTATTTTGGTATGGTGAAGAAAGTAATTGAGTTTTACAAAATTATTTTATATTTTTTGTACATGCAAGTGTATTCACAAGGCGTTTTTTATTTTGTTCAATATACTAGGTCTGGAAATTATTTTATTATTATTAGTTTATTTTTGTTTTTTATATTTTGGTTTTTAGATTGTGTTATATCACAAAATAAAAAAGTTATATTGTATAGAGTTTCTAAAAGTAATGACTATGTAAATGAATGA
- a CDS encoding lipopolysaccharide biosynthesis protein has translation MADSLKEKTINGLFWSSLERFSIQGIQFVIGIILARLLTPSDFGIIGMLSIFLAISQSFIDSGFSNALIRKIDRTQTDYSTVFYFNIIVGLVFYSILFFTAPLIALFYNTPILIPITRFIAITLLLNSLTVVQRAHLSAFVDFKTQAKASVIAVIISGSVGVWMAYNSYGVWSLVLQYVLNVFINSLLLWFFTKWRPSLVFSTKSFVELFSYGSRLLVSGLLDTIYRNVYTIVIGKRFAAQELGFYTRADQFAQFPSSNISGIVGRVTFPILSGIQHDDERLRIVYRKYLKLSAFVVFPLMIGLAAVARPLILLLLNSEWESVIPLLQILCFSMMWYPVHSINLNLLQVKGRSDLFLRLEIIKKIIAVLILIVTIPIGVIAMCWGIVVSSVLALVVNTYYTGKVIKLGFFIQMRDLMPLLLISIIIGGVMFLSTQLFSSNIIKLSVGVVIGISCYITISLLFKSKELSHVFSMLQ, from the coding sequence ATGGCAGATTCACTAAAAGAAAAAACCATAAATGGATTATTCTGGAGCAGTTTGGAACGTTTCTCAATCCAAGGAATTCAATTTGTAATTGGTATTATTTTGGCTCGACTGCTTACTCCGTCTGATTTTGGAATTATTGGCATGTTGTCAATTTTTTTGGCAATATCTCAATCATTTATTGATAGCGGATTTTCAAATGCTTTGATTCGTAAGATAGATCGGACACAAACAGACTATTCAACTGTGTTTTATTTCAATATAATAGTAGGATTGGTGTTTTATAGTATTTTATTTTTTACCGCACCGCTTATTGCCTTGTTTTACAATACTCCGATTTTAATTCCTATTACTCGATTTATAGCGATTACATTATTACTTAACTCTCTTACGGTTGTCCAACGAGCACATTTGTCTGCCTTCGTTGATTTTAAGACACAAGCTAAAGCATCAGTTATTGCGGTTATTATTTCAGGTAGTGTTGGGGTGTGGATGGCTTATAATAGTTATGGGGTATGGTCGCTTGTTCTACAGTATGTTTTAAATGTGTTTATAAACAGTTTGTTATTGTGGTTTTTTACAAAATGGAGGCCTTCTCTAGTATTTTCAACTAAATCTTTTGTAGAGTTATTTAGTTACGGATCACGACTTTTGGTATCCGGCCTATTAGATACTATCTATCGTAATGTGTACACGATTGTTATCGGGAAACGATTTGCAGCCCAAGAACTTGGTTTTTATACACGAGCAGATCAGTTTGCTCAATTTCCTTCTTCTAATATATCCGGAATCGTAGGTAGAGTGACATTCCCAATTTTGAGTGGTATTCAGCATGATGATGAACGTTTGCGAATCGTTTATAGGAAGTATTTAAAGTTATCCGCATTCGTTGTATTCCCTTTAATGATAGGGTTAGCCGCAGTAGCACGTCCTCTCATTCTTCTTTTATTAAACTCAGAATGGGAATCAGTTATACCATTATTGCAAATACTTTGTTTTTCAATGATGTGGTATCCAGTACACTCAATTAATTTAAATTTACTTCAAGTTAAGGGACGTTCTGACCTTTTTTTAAGATTAGAGATAATAAAAAAAATTATTGCTGTTTTGATATTAATCGTTACAATTCCAATTGGCGTTATTGCTATGTGTTGGGGAATTGTTGTTTCATCTGTATTGGCATTAGTTGTAAATACCTATTATACTGGTAAAGTAATTAAGTTGGGATTCTTTATTCAGATGAGAGATTTGATGCCATTGTTATTAATATCTATTATAATTGGGGGAGTAATGTTTTTATCAACTCAATTATTTTCGAGCAATATAATTAAATTATCAGTAGGTGTCGTTATTGGAATATCTTGTTATATAACTATTTCATTGTTGTTTAAATCGAAAGAATTATCTCATGTTTTTAGTATGTTACAATAA
- a CDS encoding polysaccharide biosynthesis protein has product MFKNKTLMITGGTGSFGNAVLNRFLDTDIKEICIFSRDEKKQDDMRHRLNNPKVKFYIGDVRDKRSVDGVMDGVDFIFHAAALKQVPSCEFFPEQAVQTNVLGTENVLTSAIEHGVKRVVVLSTDKACYPINAMGISKAMMEKIAVAKARNLGDNPGTVICRTRYGNVMGSRGSVIPLFIEQMKAGKELTITDPNMTRFLMSLDDAVDLVIYAFTHGVSGDLFVQKAPASTIGDLAKALLDLYGSKVGARVIGTRHGEKLYETLVNREEMIKAIDMGGYYRIPADNRDLNYERYFSEGVEDVAAIEDYHSHNTHRLDVEGTKEMLLKLDFIRHDLGLPQPIIASQSYVG; this is encoded by the coding sequence ATGTTTAAAAATAAAACTTTAATGATTACTGGAGGTACAGGATCCTTCGGTAATGCAGTTTTGAATCGGTTCCTTGATACCGATATAAAGGAGATATGTATCTTTTCGCGCGATGAGAAGAAGCAGGATGATATGCGCCATCGGCTAAACAATCCTAAGGTGAAATTCTACATTGGCGATGTGCGCGATAAGCGCAGCGTAGATGGAGTAATGGATGGAGTCGATTTCATATTTCATGCTGCCGCCCTTAAGCAGGTGCCTTCGTGTGAGTTTTTTCCGGAGCAGGCTGTACAAACCAACGTGCTTGGAACAGAAAATGTGCTTACCTCTGCCATTGAGCATGGTGTTAAGCGTGTTGTTGTGCTTAGTACCGATAAAGCTTGCTACCCAATAAATGCAATGGGAATCTCCAAGGCAATGATGGAAAAAATTGCCGTTGCAAAAGCTCGAAACTTAGGAGATAACCCAGGAACAGTTATTTGTAGAACTCGCTATGGTAACGTTATGGGTTCGCGTGGTTCGGTTATCCCTCTTTTTATTGAGCAGATGAAAGCCGGTAAGGAGTTAACTATTACCGATCCTAACATGACAAGATTCCTGATGTCGCTCGATGATGCTGTCGATTTAGTTATATATGCCTTTACCCATGGGGTTAGTGGCGATCTTTTCGTACAAAAGGCTCCTGCTTCAACTATAGGCGATTTGGCAAAGGCGTTACTTGACCTTTATGGTTCTAAGGTTGGGGCAAGGGTAATTGGTACCCGGCATGGAGAGAAACTGTACGAAACGCTGGTTAACCGAGAAGAGATGATTAAGGCTATCGATATGGGGGGGTATTACAGAATCCCTGCTGATAATCGAGATCTAAACTATGAGCGATATTTTAGTGAGGGGGTAGAGGATGTTGCTGCAATTGAGGATTACCATTCGCATAATACTCATCGCCTAGATGTGGAGGGAACTAAGGAGATGCTGCTTAAGTTGGATTTTATACGTCACGACCTAGGTCTACCTCAGCCAATAATTGCTTCACAGAGTTACGTTGGATAA
- a CDS encoding WxcM-like domain-containing protein, giving the protein MDEIKIIEGGISVDERGSISHANGFDMNDIKRFYVIYQNDTSVIRAWHGHQFEKKYFFAVKGSFIMAFVKIDNWENPSEFLQPSIFMLSDAKSEVICLPEGFASGIKANEPDSILIVFSNKTLSDATGDSWRYDKDLWIDWSKYE; this is encoded by the coding sequence ATGGATGAAATAAAAATAATAGAAGGTGGTATTTCGGTAGATGAGCGTGGTTCAATAAGTCATGCAAATGGTTTTGATATGAACGATATTAAGCGTTTCTATGTCATATATCAAAACGATACCTCCGTAATTAGAGCATGGCATGGCCACCAATTTGAGAAGAAGTACTTTTTTGCAGTTAAAGGTTCGTTTATCATGGCGTTTGTTAAGATTGATAACTGGGAGAATCCTTCGGAGTTCTTGCAGCCCTCTATCTTTATGCTTTCCGATGCAAAAAGCGAGGTAATCTGCCTACCAGAAGGATTTGCCTCTGGAATAAAGGCCAACGAGCCCGACAGTATTCTTATAGTTTTCTCCAACAAAACACTCTCGGATGCAACTGGTGATAGTTGGCGATACGACAAAGATTTGTGGATTGACTGGTCGAAATATGAATAG
- a CDS encoding glycosyltransferase family 2 protein, with product MKQMSICITSYNRPNELKRCLESIDCVKYVDDIEIIVSEDRSPHRDQIEKIVLDYKQKYKCDLIFNSNISNLGYDMNLGKLISLSNAKYILFISDDDCFIENSLDKTIETVMKNNYSLAFSPFYLNSISEYRRVYKNVEIIKATEVNAKRYLYCSILFSGLIFERNYIVQYDSLKFFNVNYFQVYLFLNVIYKHGAGYIDVPLINCIGDGVNGFGLSESSEKNEHLADRKSLYSKLEFHKGLIKTIVMFDNENGTNLKHAFSKMYSYKTYTDLSYAKSFGFKIFKTYWGKLVGLDLELTLVVYVYVLILLLFGSKVSNIIMFVPKRVFMKIKQYV from the coding sequence ATGAAGCAGATGTCAATATGTATTACGTCGTATAATCGGCCTAATGAATTAAAACGTTGTCTTGAAAGTATTGATTGTGTTAAATATGTAGATGATATAGAAATAATAGTAAGTGAGGATAGATCTCCCCATAGGGATCAAATTGAAAAAATTGTTTTAGATTATAAACAGAAATATAAGTGTGATCTAATATTTAATTCGAATATTTCAAATTTGGGATATGATATGAATTTGGGAAAACTTATTAGTTTGTCTAATGCAAAATATATATTATTTATAAGTGATGACGATTGCTTTATTGAAAATTCATTAGATAAGACGATAGAAACTGTGATGAAAAATAATTATAGTTTAGCATTTTCACCATTCTATTTGAATTCTATTTCTGAATACAGGAGGGTTTATAAAAATGTAGAAATAATTAAAGCAACAGAAGTAAACGCAAAACGATATTTATATTGTTCTATTCTATTTTCCGGTCTAATATTTGAAAGGAATTATATAGTTCAGTATGACTCTTTGAAGTTTTTTAATGTTAATTATTTTCAGGTATATCTTTTCTTAAATGTAATTTACAAGCATGGTGCAGGATATATTGATGTGCCATTAATTAACTGTATTGGTGATGGTGTAAATGGTTTTGGGCTTTCTGAATCTAGTGAGAAAAATGAACACCTTGCAGATAGAAAATCACTCTATTCTAAATTAGAATTTCATAAAGGATTAATTAAAACTATTGTTATGTTTGATAATGAAAATGGTACAAATTTAAAACATGCCTTTAGTAAGATGTATTCTTATAAAACATACACAGACTTAAGTTATGCTAAATCTTTTGGATTCAAAATATTTAAAACATATTGGGGGAAACTTGTTGGTTTAGATTTGGAATTAACGCTAGTTGTTTATGTGTATGTTCTTATACTCTTACTTTTTGGTTCAAAAGTATCTAACATAATAATGTTTGTTCCCAAGAGAGTTTTTATGAAAATCAAACAATATGTTTAA
- a CDS encoding glycosyltransferase has protein sequence MITYNHEPYIAQAIEGVLMQKTDFPIEIIIGEDCSTDNTRVIVKEYAEKYPNIIVAQLPDKNRGMKQNFEAVLHSAKGKYIALCEGDDYWIDSMKLQIQISYLEENSTCFLCCHNSEVLLDDNRKKIFSRIKKSRILTEKELINNWIIPTCSIVIRNGNWLNFPSWSKQIYSSDQLLILMAMNMGDVFFINRNMAVYRFFINTGSMSSKMKNKIVFVNRQIYYMLSMFNIETNYKYSKLIAIKHNNIKNGMRLMLLRNRRKLLVSVFFMTKYVFMRMYYKINTYCSNSLN, from the coding sequence ATGATTACATACAATCATGAACCATACATTGCACAAGCAATTGAAGGTGTATTGATGCAAAAAACAGACTTTCCCATAGAAATTATTATTGGAGAAGATTGTAGTACTGATAATACTAGAGTTATAGTAAAAGAGTATGCAGAGAAGTATCCCAATATTATTGTTGCTCAATTGCCCGATAAGAATAGAGGTATGAAACAAAATTTTGAGGCTGTTTTACATTCTGCAAAAGGTAAATATATTGCACTTTGTGAAGGAGATGATTATTGGATAGATTCAATGAAATTGCAGATTCAAATATCATATTTAGAAGAGAATAGTACATGTTTTTTATGCTGTCATAATTCTGAAGTTTTATTAGACGATAATAGAAAAAAGATTTTTTCAAGAATTAAAAAGTCAAGAATACTTACTGAAAAAGAATTAATAAATAATTGGATAATCCCAACTTGTAGTATAGTAATTAGAAATGGTAATTGGTTGAATTTTCCTAGTTGGTCTAAACAGATTTATAGTTCTGATCAATTGTTGATATTAATGGCTATGAATATGGGAGATGTTTTTTTTATCAATAGAAATATGGCAGTCTATAGATTTTTTATAAATACTGGTAGTATGAGTTCTAAAATGAAAAACAAAATTGTGTTTGTTAATCGTCAAATATATTATATGCTGTCTATGTTTAATATTGAAACTAATTATAAATATTCTAAATTGATTGCTATTAAGCATAATAATATCAAAAACGGAATGAGATTAATGCTATTGAGAAATAGAAGAAAATTATTGGTGTCTGTTTTTTTTATGACAAAATATGTTTTTATGAGAATGTATTACAAAATCAACACTTATTGTTCGAATTCGTTGAATTGA
- a CDS encoding glycosyltransferase: MKVLYLGSFCTESFESILLSKSKYGIQYSIINFQRNFFLGLNENIKEKADYINLLPIGCYPFYYKDVFIKNKKYSYNNSEIKELGFVNIPIIKQYILKHKAKQEIKKWIKKNRDENKLIVMYDLLYPYLYALHNIKGKYPDTTTCTIIADLPNQYGYNYTETRIKAYLKYRQGKKKLEYLHSINYFALLTEQMRDVLNIDKNRSVIIEGFSTHSRKSVSCVNRLNSGKKVILYCGALFKVYGIDILIEAFNLICDNRYELWFCGSGDYVQQIVKECDNNSRIRYWGYLGKDRVCQLQSEAAVLINPRQNIGEYTKYSFPSKIMEYLSSNCPVVAYKLDGIPDEYYQFIFTPLDNTSLELKNTLLKVCEMDYNDRLNICNLAREFIENNKNPIIQCKKIVDLLKENNVV, encoded by the coding sequence ATGAAGGTTTTATATTTAGGATCGTTTTGTACTGAGTCTTTTGAAAGCATATTGCTTAGTAAAAGTAAGTATGGTATACAATATTCAATAATTAACTTTCAACGAAATTTTTTTCTTGGTTTAAATGAAAATATTAAAGAGAAGGCTGATTATATCAATTTATTACCTATAGGATGCTATCCTTTTTATTATAAAGATGTTTTTATAAAAAATAAAAAATATAGTTATAATAATTCTGAAATTAAAGAATTGGGGTTTGTTAATATACCTATTATAAAACAATATATATTAAAACACAAAGCTAAGCAAGAGATTAAAAAATGGATAAAAAAAAATCGAGATGAAAATAAACTTATTGTAATGTATGATTTGCTTTATCCTTATTTATATGCTTTGCATAATATAAAAGGAAAATATCCAGATACAACCACTTGTACTATTATTGCAGATTTGCCAAATCAATATGGGTATAATTATACTGAAACGAGAATAAAAGCATATTTAAAATATAGACAAGGTAAAAAGAAATTGGAATATTTGCATAGTATTAATTATTTTGCATTATTGACTGAACAAATGCGGGATGTTTTAAATATAGATAAAAATAGAAGTGTAATAATTGAGGGGTTTTCTACTCATAGTAGAAAAAGTGTAAGTTGCGTGAATCGTTTAAATAGTGGTAAAAAAGTAATTTTATATTGTGGCGCTTTATTTAAAGTATACGGAATAGACATTCTGATAGAAGCATTTAATTTAATATGCGATAATAGATATGAACTTTGGTTTTGCGGGTCGGGTGATTATGTTCAACAAATTGTGAAAGAATGTGATAATAATTCAAGAATTCGTTATTGGGGGTATTTAGGAAAAGATAGAGTTTGTCAATTACAATCTGAAGCTGCAGTTTTAATTAATCCAAGACAAAATATTGGAGAGTATACAAAATATTCATTTCCATCAAAAATTATGGAATATTTATCTTCAAATTGTCCTGTTGTAGCATATAAATTAGATGGAATACCTGACGAATATTATCAATTTATATTTACACCATTAGATAATACATCATTAGAACTAAAAAATACGTTGTTAAAAGTGTGCGAAATGGATTATAATGATAGGCTAAATATATGCAATTTGGCACGAGAATTTATTGAAAATAATAAAAATCCGATAATTCAATGTAAAAAAATAGTAGATTTATTAAAAGAAAATAATGTTGTATGA
- a CDS encoding acyltransferase, producing MNSFYSESELLQLNLKRVGMDVLISKKCSLYSPNMIRIGDNVRIDDFCILSGNITLGSHIHISAHSAIYGAMGVIMEDYTGLSPRCTIFSAMDDFSGNYLIGPIHPNYKTNVNGGLVVIKRFVKIGAGTIVFPNLIIEEGAVIGAHSLVSKDINEWTINVGIPTRAIKNRSKDLLKFV from the coding sequence ATGAATTCATTCTATTCTGAATCAGAACTCTTGCAATTGAATTTGAAAAGAGTTGGAATGGATGTATTAATAAGTAAAAAATGTAGTCTTTATTCACCCAATATGATTAGGATTGGAGATAATGTACGAATTGATGATTTTTGTATTTTGAGTGGTAATATAACTTTAGGATCTCATATTCATATTTCAGCACATTCTGCAATTTATGGCGCAATGGGTGTTATTATGGAAGATTATACAGGCCTTTCACCTCGTTGTACAATTTTTAGTGCGATGGATGATTTTTCAGGAAACTATTTAATAGGCCCTATACATCCAAATTATAAGACAAATGTCAATGGAGGTCTTGTTGTAATAAAACGATTTGTGAAAATAGGTGCAGGTACTATTGTATTTCCTAATCTAATAATTGAGGAAGGAGCCGTTATAGGTGCACATTCATTAGTAAGTAAAGATATAAATGAATGGACTATTAATGTTGGAATTCCAACTAGAGCAATTAAGAATCGCAGTAAAGATTTACTAAAATTTGTATGA